CTGTTGTTTTGTCCCCTCCTGAAACTCTTTTAACCACGAAGTACACACTGTTGGGGTTTGGGCCACGATCTGTCACGTTCTTGGGATTCAAGGTCTATGCGCTCGGCATTTATGTTGCTAATGAAGATCTACCTCTCATAccgaaaattttgaatcCAACTTATTTGTGCAAGGCCTTTTTAGACACCGACAGTGCGAAGTCACACTCAGAAAATGTTGGGGCCGCTCTCAAAGACGCAACTAAATCAAGAGTTCTTGTTGGCAGCCTCATCGACGGAGGTGTTAGATTTATGGCTAAAATAACTCCCATCAGAAATACCGACTTCAACCACTTGAAAGATGGGCTTGTAAAGTCCATTTTGAATCACCCAGAATgccaaaaaaatcaagaagcAGTTTCTCGCGGCCTACAAGAACTGAAAAATGcatttacaagaaaaggcTCTGTCCCAAAAAATGATGACTTGATTATCGAGCTACAAGCAAATGGATCGCTCCAACTCTCTTACAGGTCTCGCAAACAAAACGAGTGCATGATGTTGGGACGAGTTGACGAGCCTTTGATaggaaaatttttgtttaGCCAGTACTTGGGTGGCGATAAACCACTAAGTCCTCCAACAAGAGAGACTTTCGCGCAGAAGGTCAAAACTCTAgtataaaaaaaaattaaCCTATAAACGCATGACTTTACGGGAGTCTCGCCAAATTTTCACTGACTGCCCCACAATCTTCAACTGTTAGCTTGGCCCCTAATTGTGCACGTCTAGTGCACTCATACCTCTGGAGGGGTTCCGCGTCAAATATATCGCCTTTAAAACATATTTCATTTGACAACACACCAAGTAATGTGTCGCCCGCACCAGTTACATTCTTTACAACACTTT
This is a stretch of genomic DNA from Lachancea thermotolerans CBS 6340 chromosome D complete sequence. It encodes these proteins:
- a CDS encoding chalcone isomerase domain-containing protein (some similarities with uniprot|P38884 Saccharomyces cerevisiae YHR198C FMP22 The authentic non- tagged protein was localized to the mitochondria); protein product: MIRALARGATIPRSFHYIQYYQKRNLLTHGLKKKHIPPYKTILALGAGAFISGLFMLQKDSITNDAGPIENSESSVEVDKSVSPFTVVLSPPETLLTTKYTLLGFGPRSVTFLGFKVYALGIYVANEDLPLIPKILNPTYLCKAFLDTDSAKSHSENVGAALKDATKSRVLVGSLIDGGVRFMAKITPIRNTDFNHLKDGLVKSILNHPECQKNQEAVSRGLQELKNAFTRKGSVPKNDDLIIELQANGSLQLSYRSRKQNECMMLGRVDEPLIGKFLFSQYLGGDKPLSPPTRETFAQKVKTLV